In one Magallana gigas chromosome 9, xbMagGiga1.1, whole genome shotgun sequence genomic region, the following are encoded:
- the LOC117691405 gene encoding GDP-L-fucose synthase encodes MGDQCVILVTGGTGLVGQAIKTIAEGEEKRPNEQWYFASSKDGDLSVREDTEKLFAKVKPTHVIHLAAMVGGLFRNLKYNLDFYRINTLINDNVLNVSYKTGVKKVVSCLSTCIFPDKTTYPIDETMVHNGPPHDSNFGYSYSKRMIDVLNRAYNKQHGCQFTSVVPTNVYGAHDNFNLEDGHVLPGLIHKIYTAKKNNTPFTVWGTGSPRRQFIYSLDLARLMIWVLREYPEIDPIILSVGEEDEVSIKEAAEAVVEAMDFKGEVKYDTTKSDGQFKKTASNAKLRKYRPDFKFTPFKQAVKESCDWFVANYETARK; translated from the exons ATGGGGGATCAGTGTGTTATTTTGGTGACCGGGGGCACTGGTTTGGTGGGACAGGCCATCAAGACGATCGCTGAGGGCGAGGAGAAGAGGCCCAACGAACAGTGGTACTTTGCCAGCTCCAAGGATGGGGACCTCTC AGTACGTGAGGACACGGAGAAGCTGTTTGCCAAGGTCAAGCCCACACACGTCATTCATCTAGCAGCTATGGTTGGAGGCTTGTTCCGTAATCTCAAATACAATCTGGACTTTTAT AGGATCAACACCCTGATCAATGACAATGTGTTGAACGTCAGCTACAAGACAGGTGTAAAGAAGGTGGTGTCCTGTCTGTCTACCTGTATATTCCCAGACAAAACCACCTACCCCATTGACGAAACCATG GTGCACAATGGTCCACCACATGACTCCAACTTTGGTTACTCCTACTCCAAGAGAATGATTGATGTGTTAAATAG GGCTTACAACAAACAGCATGGCTGTCAGTTCACCTCTGTGGTCCCAACCAATGTGTACGGTGCCCATGACAACTTCAACCTGGAAGACGGCCATGTTCTCCCCGGTCTCATCCACAAGATCTACACCGCCAAAA AGAACAACACCCCCTTCACAGTTTGGGGAACTGGATCCCCCCGCAGACAGTTCATCTACTCCCTGGATCTTGCCCGCCTCATGATCTGGGTACTGAGGGAGTACCCAGAGATTGACCCAATTATCCTCTCAG TGGGGGAGGAAGACGAGGTCAGTATCAAGGAGGCGGCTGAGGCGGTCGTCGAGGCGATGGATTTCAAGGGCGAGGTCAAGTACGACACCACCAAGTCGGACGGTCAGTTCAAGAAGACGGCCAGCAATGCCAAGCTACGGAAGTACCGACCTGACTTCAAATTCACACCATTCAAACAAG CTGTGAAGGAGTCCTGCGACTGGTTTGTGGCCAACTATGAAACAGCGAGAAAGTAA